CGAGCCGGGTTTACGGGCGGAATCCGGTGCGGGGCAAGGCTTTCCTCTATGCTCCGCCGATGACCAGCAGCCGTCGCCGCCGCCCGACGCTGGACGACGTCGCGGAGGCGGTCGGGGTGTCGCGCGCCACTGTGTCGAACGCCTACAACCGGCCTGACCAGCTGTCGGCGCGGTTGCGGGAGCAGATCCTGCGCGTCGCGGGTGAACTCGGTTACCCCGGCCCGAACCCGACCGCCCGCAGCCTCGCCACGAGCCGCACCGGCGCGATCGCTTTCCTGCTGGATTCGTCGCTGTCGGCGGCCTTCTCCGACCCCGCGCTGTCGATCACCCTGGACGCGCTCGCGAAAACCGTGGAACCGACGGGGAACGCGCTGTTGCTGCTGCCCGGCCGCGAAGCCGAGGAAGGCCCGCCCGCGTCGCGAGTCCTGGCCGCGCAAGCGGATATCGCTGTGGCGTACTCCCTCGCCGACGGCACTCCCGCGCTGGAAGCCGTGCGGGCACGGGGTTTGCCGCTGGTCGTCATCGACCAGCCCCCTCTCCCGGACACGGCCCGAGTCGGCTGCGACGACCGCGGCGGCGCCTCCTTGGCCGCCCGCCATTTAGTGGAGCTGGGCCATCGCCGCGTCGGAATCCTGGCCGCCCCACGCCATTCCGGCGTTGTTTCCAGCTTCCACGGCACCCGCGAACGCCTGGCCGGATACCTCGACACCCTGGCCGCCGCCGGGATCAGCGACATCACCATCACCGAAGCCCCCTGGCTCTCGGCCTCAACTGCCCGCGCCGCCGCAACTGACCTGCTCACCGCCTCAGTGCGTCCGACGGCCCTGTTGTGCATGTCCGACCAACTGGCCTTCGCCGCGATCGCCGCCGCCCACCGGCTGGGCCTGCGCGTGCCCGCCGACGTCTCGATCGTGGGTTTCGACGACACCCCGCAGGCTGCGTGGTCTGAACCACCCCTCACGACCGTCCGCCAGGACCTGGCCGGCAAGGGTCGCGTCGCCGGAGAGCTGGTGATGGACCTGCTGGCCGGGGAGCCGGCCCCGCCCCCGGTCGAACTGCCGGTGTCGCTGGCCGTCCGGGAGAGCACCGCGGCGATTTAGCAAGACCGTTCGGCGATCTGTGGACAACTAGGTCTCTTCCGGGTGAAGGGAAACTACTTGTCCACAGACGTAAGAATGCGGGCAGACAAATCGCACGGAACCCGCCAAGGTTGAAGACACACCCGGTTTCCCCGGGATACCCGCCGGCCGCTTCGCCCGGCACCGCTTCGATTGAGGGGGAGTTCCCACATGTTCCGCCGCCTGCTGCCGTCCCTGCCCTTTCCCGGCCGCCGCACCCGGCCCGCCGCCTCCGCGTCCCGTCTGCCCGCGGTATTGCTGCTGGTCACCGCGGGCCTCCTGACCAGTTCCGGCCTGGCTGAAGCCGCGCCTCCTTCGCCGTCTTGCGGTGCGGGCGAGTTCTGCCTCTGGGACACGGAAACCTATTCCGGCACAGTCCAGAGTTATGACCTGCGCACGGCGAATCCGGGTGATTGCATTCCCCTGCCCGAGGGATTCCAAGGCCATTCCTTCGTCAACCGGATGACCCGCGACGTCACCATCTACCAAGGAGCAGACTGCTCCACGGAAGGCGATTTCATCACCTATCCGGGCGGTGGCACGTACGTCCCGCAGTCCCCGTTCGCGGTGCGTGCCCTGAAAGTGTGGGAATAGCCCCTCCCACCCCCGAGCCGGGCCAGGCGAACGAGGCCGCTCCAGGCCGAGTCGACTCGCAGCCCCAGTTCGCCGGCCCGGGGGCCGCACCCCCGAGCGGCCCCAGGCCCGTGGGCGCGCAGCCCGGAACCACCGCGCCCACGGGCCCCAGACCCCTCGCCTCCCGCTCCCCGGCCCCCGACCTGGGAGCGGGGGCGAGGCCCAGGCCCCTGCCGTGTCGGGAGGCGAGGCCCGGGCTCCTGCGGCGTCGGGAGGCGCGCTCCTGGCGTCTGTTCCGGTCTCGGGCCTCCGATCCCTGCCGCCTCGCCTTCGCCACCTCGCCTTCGCCACCTCGCCGCTTGTCCAGGCCACCCGGCACCGCCGACCAGGTGCCCGGTGTTTCGGGCTTGCCCAGACCCACACCGCCGATCCACTGCCACGACCCCTCCGACTCGCCTAAACCACACCGTTTGGCATCACCGACCCGGCACCCCGCCGCTCGCCAGACCACACCGCCCGACACCGCCGACCGACTGCCCCGCCCCCTCCGGCTCGCCCAGACCACACCGCTTGGCATCACCGACCCGGCACCCCGCCACTCGCCAGACCACACCGTTCAACGTCGGCGCCCCACTGCCCCGTCACCTCGGACTCGCCCAAACCACACCGCTTGGCGTCACCGACCCGGCACCGCAGCCACTCCCAGACCGCACCTCCCGGCACTGCCAACCACGAGCCCAGACCCACGCCACCCCGCACCGCCGACCCGGCAACCGGCGCACGACATCCCACGGTCTGGCCGCAACCGCCGAACCGCCCAATCGTCCTGCGCCAGGTCCGCCGTCCTACATCACAAGATCGCCACATTCTGCCCAGCCGCGAAGCCTCCGAACCCCGTCCCGCCCGCCGCCCCGCCAGGAGATCCAGGTGCTCAAGCTGCACAAACCGCCGTCCGCTCACCACACCGCACCCCTCCCCCGCGCACTGCGTACCGGAACCGTCGCGCGCTGTGGCATTCCTCCCCCGAAGCCCCGCAAATCCGACGAACGGAAGCTGAAACGATTCGACGGTGTCGAACGATCGAGAGATTGGCGATGACTAAGCTGCCCATGCTGGAGGTCAGCAGCTGTCAGCCACCCGGGCCCTCGTAGCTCAGCTGGATAGAGCAAGAGCCTTCTAATCTCTAGGTCGCAGGTTCGAGTCCTGCCGGGGGCACAAACGGCCTGGTCAGGGAATCCCTGACCAGGCCCGGCCGAGGGCCGGGAACCAGGCGGCGCACCAACGGCGCACACGACGCGGCCATAGCCGTGCGCATCCGGCTATCCCTCCCCCGCAAGGGCCAGCCGCGACGACACTTCCACCCGCTCGAGCGGTCCCGCCACCCGCCATCACGACGCCTCAACCAGCCCGAAACGCATTCGTGATCTTGCCCTAAGCCAGCTCACCCACCCCAGGAACCCCGCCATGCCCGACCACCCCCACCCCAACCGACTCACCCGAAACGGAACCGCCCGAGCCCTCTTCGAGGAAGCCCGCCGCGCCGGACTCGTCCAACGACACCTCCGCAAACTCCACCACCTCGCCCGCCACCCACACCCACCGACAGCGAACACACCGCGACCAACCACGAACCTGCCCACCGCAGAGCAACCAGCCCAGCCGACCAAAGCCCCTCGACCACCCGGACAACTCACCCTCGGCATCGACGTCGCCCGGAGGCCCGCAACGCCGCCGCGCCGACCGTCCACAAAGGCCACCGCATCGGACGAAGCCGCCTAGCCGCCAACCACATTGGCCCTCGCGCTCCGACGACAAGAGCCGGCGCGTCAAGGACGATCCAGCGATCACGTCGGAGCAGCGCGCAGAAACCCAATCGCGGCCTATCCGCGAATATCCTGACGCCGACCGCGCCAGGACACGATTATCCCGGAATATCGGCCGAGATCGCACCCTCAAGCAAATCAACCGGCGAATTACACCCTAAACAGCCGATAGCGATCCAATCCGTCCGACACCGAAGCCAAGAACACCGAGACAGACCGAAAAGCCGCAAGATCACAGCGTCGATGTGCTCCCTCGCACCGAACATCCGCCGCTGCCGCACTGACGCTGTGCCCGGACGCAGCCAACGCCCGGGCACAGCAGGCCAGCGTCAATGCGCCGCTTTGACGAGCCTGTCGGTATACGTCCTGCCAAGATCGATCTGCTTGCCTCTCACATCCGGATTAAACGCCTGCAGGACCGCGAGGTTGGCCTGACGACATAGGCGGTTTTACACCTTGGCGTTACTGGTCGATTACAGTCATGATTGCGGAGATCTCGCGCGGGCTGCCCCAGCGTGGTGGTGGCATGTCGCTTGAGGGATGCGCATCGTGGGTCAACCTGCGTCGAAGGCAGGCAGCTGGCTTGGCGGCCCGTGTTCAACATCGGGACCCGCCGAGCGTCGGAGGCGGGGCTGCCGCGGGCAGCGGTCCGGGTTCGAGCGGGCAGGAGCTCAGTCTCAGCCATGACGAGGCGATGAGCATGCTGAACATGGCGCGCGGCATCCGCGACGAACTGGCGAAGATGATCCCCAAGGCAGAACATCTCACTCATCTGGACCCGCCTGCCGAGGACCCCCGCCAGCAAGGGCTACAACGCGCTTCTTTCCGGATCAGGCGCGGGCGCCAGCGCGTTCGGCCACGGCCTGGGCCACATTCAGCGCGAACGCGACTACGTCTCGACGCTGATCGAACGACTTGGAGAAGGCCCTGCACATCACCAGAGCGGCGACGAGGACGCGGAGGGAGCGGTGCAGAACGCCGCGAACTCGGGCGGAGGACTCGCCTGATGGCTTCGCGCACACTCACGCAGTCAGCCAGATTGGTCGTGCTCGCCGCGGTCGCGGCCGGCCGCAGCTCCCCTGGCAATTCCGGTTCCGGTCGCCCGACGTCCGCCGGCCCGCCAAGTGAGCACATCCGCGTCGGCCGCGTTGCCGCACAACTGCGCGCAGCGGGTGATGACGAATCTGAAGCACAAAGCGGGTTCGTGATGTCGATCTTCTATGTCCTGGGCGACGCGGCGAAAGCCGTCGGGCACGCCGTCGAAGGCACCGTCGAGTCGGTAGGAGACCGGGCCAGCGACGTCGGCGGATGGTTCGGCGATCTGTTCAAGGGCAACCTCGACGAGCAGGCCGTGCCCCCAATCGGAGCTGGTCAAGCAGATCATGGCGAGCAAGGGCGCGCCGGACTGGCACGGCGGCGCCGACCAAGCCGCCGAACTGGCCGAGCAGCACGCACAGGTCAGCGGCCGCGTCCAGCAGCTGATGTCGGGCATGGAATCTCCTGGACCGGCGGCGGCGCGGACGCCGCACAGGCGCGAATCAAGCCGCTGGCGGACGTGTCGCAGGCCGCGTCGCACATGTTCACCGCGAACTCGCAGAACGCCAGCGACCTAGCGTACGGGTTCGACCAGCTGAAGGCGGCGCTGCGGCCGATGCCGAGACTCCGCCGCACCGGACGTTCCTGGACAAGGCACGGTTCTGGCGGACCACCGACACCGAAGCGAAAATCAACCAATACAACGAGATCGCGCAACAGAATCTCGACAAGCACAACACCTACGCGGACACCGCGAAGTCCGCGGGCCAAGGCCCGAAGATCGGCTACGGGCAGCTACGGGACCTCGGCGACAGCAACGTCGACATCAGCCCACAGCCGAAAGAGCCCGCCGACCGCCGCGAACGGGGGTGAAGCGGCGTCCCTGTTCAAGACGAGCGTAATGGTCGGTCGACACGCCAGCAGCCAACCGGGCGTCTTCCTCCCGGCGCAGGCCCGGCACGCGACTCCGTCCGGTGGCAGCCCGGCCCGCGCGGGGCCGTCCTGAGCACGGGCGCGCCGCAGGGAATCGGCGAGCTCGCGATGGGTGCCGGCCATGCGATCCAGTGTCCCCTACGGTCCCGGCCATTGCCTGGACCTGTGCGTCCTAGGCAGCCGCGTCCGAGGGCGCACAGGGCGCGAGATGAGCCGCTGACGAGGGTTTCGTTCCGGCACGCTCGAACCTGCGTCGGAGCGGCGCCGCAGGACGGCAAGTCCCGAGAACCCACAGCAAAGGATTCCCTTCGCGAGCAATCGGAGACCGAACAGAAGTGAATGAAAATACACCGACAATGAGATAATATCGCAGATTAAGAAGTGTCTTCCCCGCGCGAGCGGGGGCCGTCCGACGTTCAGGCGTCGAGCGCGAGGAGTGCCTGGTTCCCCCGCCGAAGCGGGTCCTCTGGTCGGACCCGGACCGTCCGGGTTGCGGCGAGGTACCCCTCAGCGACGGTTGTGAAGGAGTCAGGCAGTTGCGCGACTTCTGCGTCGCCGACGCGCGCGAATCCGCCCTACGGCCGCCCACAGTGCCACCGGTGGAAAATGCTCGGGGATAACGGCTTTGATCAGCCCGACTATAAGCTCCACTGTGGCGGTATCATCTCGCACTCCGGCCAAGGCTGCCCGGTTCGGTAGCTTCCATGCTGCGAGAGGCGAGCCGACCGGCGACACCGGTCCGAGGTGTGCGCTGAAGTTCACAGGTGTCAATGACCGGCAGCTTCGGTGGTGCCGGTTCTAAATCGGCGACATCGAAATTCATGTCGCCGGGCTTCCCGACTTGTGGCGGTCATGGCCTCGTTTCAGGTTGTCTCCTCATGCGTTTGCATCACCTGTAATGCGACGCCTGCGCGGTGAACGACCTCATCCCAAAGAGGATGAGCCAAATGGCGCTATCGACATCATCGCCAATCTCGTCGATAAGCGGGTCGAGCACGGCACCAAGCAGTCGCAACGGCTCCACTTCGTCGGCATATATGTACCAGCCGACACCTGAGAGCGGGTCTGGAAGTAGGGAAGTATCGTCGAACAGAATGTGGATGTTCATGTCCAGGTTGTCCGCGTGGTCGGGGTGCGGCAACTCCAGTCGTACCCACACGCGCTCCTGATAGTCGCGGTCTGCGAGATTCTCTACGGCTGACAGGACTTGCGTACGAAGATCGGATATTCGATCGTGGCCACGGTTTGTTCCAGCTTCGCCAGGTTAGCCATTCGCTGAGTGGAATATGTGTGTCTGCCGGAAAGTCTTCTGCCCTTGCCCTTCCTGGATGCGTTGCCCTGCCCCGGGTTACCAGTTTCCGTCTTCGGCGGCGCGGACATGGTCGACTTGCTGCGACGGGAAGGGCGAGCTGGGGTTACCCTTTTCGATGCGGACGGTGTTCCCCTTGGGCTTCTTCGGGTCGAACCATCGTGTGC
The nucleotide sequence above comes from Amycolatopsis sp. AA4. Encoded proteins:
- a CDS encoding LacI family DNA-binding transcriptional regulator, translating into MTSSRRRRPTLDDVAEAVGVSRATVSNAYNRPDQLSARLREQILRVAGELGYPGPNPTARSLATSRTGAIAFLLDSSLSAAFSDPALSITLDALAKTVEPTGNALLLLPGREAEEGPPASRVLAAQADIAVAYSLADGTPALEAVRARGLPLVVIDQPPLPDTARVGCDDRGGASLAARHLVELGHRRVGILAAPRHSGVVSSFHGTRERLAGYLDTLAAAGISDITITEAPWLSASTARAAATDLLTASVRPTALLCMSDQLAFAAIAAAHRLGLRVPADVSIVGFDDTPQAAWSEPPLTTVRQDLAGKGRVAGELVMDLLAGEPAPPPVELPVSLAVRESTAAI
- a CDS encoding peptidase inhibitor family I36 protein, which produces MFRRLLPSLPFPGRRTRPAASASRLPAVLLLVTAGLLTSSGLAEAAPPSPSCGAGEFCLWDTETYSGTVQSYDLRTANPGDCIPLPEGFQGHSFVNRMTRDVTIYQGADCSTEGDFITYPGGGTYVPQSPFAVRALKVWE